The DNA window AAATTTAAACAAGTGTTTGAGAGTTTCGTGCTCAAGCATGACGGCTGTGCTGTAATAGCGAACAAAATAAGAAAGGACGCTATTGCGCAAGACAAAAAGTCTTTCGTTAGCCAGCTATTGACGAGGAGTAACATCGTGGAAAAACCATGGCTTTCACGTTATCCAAGTGACGTACCTGAAACCATCAACCCAGACCAGTATGAATCGCTGGTGGAAATGTTTGAGCAATCAGTGCAGAAGTACGCCGACCAACCCGCGTTTATGAACATGGGTTCGGTGATGACGTTTCGCAAATTAGAAGAGCGCAGCCGTGCTTTTTCTGCCTATCTGCAAAACGAGCTCAAACTGAAAAAAGGCGATCGCGTTGCCTTGATGATGCCAAACCTGCTGCAATACCCTGTGGCGCTGTTTGGCGTGCTGCGCGCTGGTCTTATCGCGGTCAACGTCAATCCTCTTTACACTCCTCGCGAGCTGGAACACCAGTTAAACGACTCTGGCGCCAAAGCGATTGTGATTGTCTCCAACTTTGCCAACACGCTTGAGCAAATCGTTGAAAACACGCCAGTGAAACACGTGGTTTTGACCAGTTTGGGACAAATGTTGCCACGTGCGAAAGGGACCATTGTTGATTTTGTCGTCAAATACGTCAAAGGCATGGTGCCTAAGTATGATTTGCCCGGGGCGATTTCAATGCGTAAAGCGCTGCACAAAGGGCGTCGCCTACAATATGTCAAACCGTTTATGAGCGGTGATGACATCGCCTTTTTGCAATACACAGGCGGCACGACAGGCGTAGCCAAGGGCGCGATTCTCACCCATCGCAATATGATTGCCAACGTGATGCAAGCCAAAGGCATGTATGGTCCTGTCCTGAGTCAGGGGCGTGAGTTAGTGGTAACGGCGTTGCCGCTTTATCACGTTTTTGCGTTGACCGTAAACTGTTTGCTGTTTATCGAAATGGGTGGCCGTAACCTACTTATTACTAACCCTCGCGATATTCCTGGGTTCATTAAAGAGCTGCAAAAGTATCCTTTTACCGCGATTACCGGGGTCAATACGCTGTTTAACGCTCTGGTTAATAATGAAGATTTCCACGAGTTGAACTTCAGCAATCTCAAACTTGCTGTGGGCGGCGGCATGGCGGTGCAGCGGGCGGTAGCGGAAAAATGGAAAAAAACCACAGGTTGCTATCTGCTTGAAGGCTACGGATTAACCGAGTGTTCACCTCTGGTTGCCGCCTACCCGCACGACTTAGTTGATTACAACGGTTCAATTGGCTTGCCTGTTCCTTCAACCGAGGTGCGTATTGTCAATGATGAAGGGGAAGCCCTAGCCAACAGCGAAACGGGTGAGCTGCAAGTGCGTGGCCCGCAGGTGATGCAGGGGTACTGGCAGCGCCCGGAAGCGACTAAAGAAGTGATCAATAGCGAAGGCTGGTTATCGACCGGGGATGTGGTGAAGTTCGATCAAGAGGGCTTTTTGCACATTGTTGATCGTAAGAAAGATATGATTTTGGTCTCCGGTTTCAATGTCTACCCGAATGAGATCGAAGATGTGGTTGCGCTACATGGTAAAGTGCTGGAAGTGGCCGCCATTGGTCAACCACATGAAGTCTCTGGTGAAGTGGTGAAAATCTATGTGGTGAAGCGTGATCCGAGTTTGACCAAAGAAGAAATCATTAATCACTGTCGCCAGCATCTCACTGGTTATAAAGTGCCGAAGCTGATTGAATTCCGTGAAGAGTTGCCTAAGACTAACGTCGGGAAAATATTGCGTCGAGTTTTGCGTGATGAGAATGATGCAAAACTGGCGAAAAATGATGCTGCTGCGTAATCCGCGCAAAGTGTAACAATCAATGCTAGAATGCCAGCCTAAGTTTTCAGGCTGGCATTTTTATTTTCAAGCGATAGCGAGTGACGAGTGAATTATCAGATTATTACCGATGAAAAAGAGCTGAATAGGGTCTGCCACCAAGCGCGACAAGCGGATGTGGTGATGTTGGATACCGAATTTGTTCGAACGCGAACCTACTATCCTCAACTTGGCTTGATTCAGTTGTTTGACGGGGAGAAACTTGTCACTCATCGACCCAACGACATTGAAAGAGATGGATGCTTTCGTTGAGTTGTTGCAAGACACCGCGGTGATTAAAGTACTGCACGCTTGCGGCGAAGATTTAGAAGTGTTTCACAACGCGTTTGGTTGCACGCCAGTTCCTATGGTCGATACACAAATTATGGCGGCCTTTCTCGGTCACGGACTGTCTACGGGCTTTGCCGCTTTGGTTGAGCAATATTTACATGTTCAACTGGACAAAAGTGAATCTCGCACGGATTGGCTAGCGCGTCCGTTATCAGACAAACAGCTAGAGTATGCCGCGGCTGACGTGCATTATTTGCTGCCGCTGTATGACATTTTGCGAGAGCAAGTGCAGCAGGCAGGCTGGTGGCAAGCCGCACAGCAAGAGAGTGAACTGCTGGCGGGTAAACGCGTACGCACCCCAGATTTAGCAAACGCCTATCTCGAGATCAAAGGAGCATGGCAGCTAAAACCGCGTGAGTTGGCCATCTTGAAGCCGCTCGCGACTTGGCGAATGCAGGAGGCGATTCGTCGTGACTTGGCGCTCAACTTTGTCTTTAAAGAGCAAGATTTGTTAACAGTTGCCCGTTTGGGACTCACTAGCTTTAAACGCATGGAGCAAGAGGGAATGGATTTGCGTTCCGTACAGCGTCATGGCAATAAAATTGCGGCTATTGTCAGAGAGGCGCTCACGACGCCGGCGGACGAGTATCCTGAAGAGATAGACCGTTTGATGGACTTGCCGGGCTATAAGCAGCTGTTTAAGCAGCTCAAAGATCAAGTAACTCTAGCGACGAAAAGCACCGGCTTGGCCGCAGAGTTTTTGGCATCGAAGAAGCAAATTAATCAACTGATTACCTGGGTGTGGAAAAAAGATCGCGATCCAGAGAATTTGCCGGATCTGATGCAAGGTTGGCGTTTGCCCATTTTGGGCGAAAAAATGAATGCTCTAATCTAAGCGCGGAATATAAAAAAGACAGACGATTTGAGCGTCTGTCTTTTTTGTAAGCAAAACACAGTAATATGTGTTTTGACAGCATGTTTTTTTACAGCGTCAGTGCTTATTTCTCTTCGTCGGGTAACTTGACGTTCAGCTCCAGAACCGAAATATCATCGTCTTTATGTTCGAAGGTGAGATCAACCATCGACGGATCAACCGCCACGTACTTGCTGATCACTTTCAAAATATCTTCTTTTAATTGAGGAAGATAAGAAGGCGCGGGATCGTTCTGGCTACGACGTTCCGCCACAATAATCTGCAGACGTTCTTTGGCCAAACTGGCAGAACTTTTTTTCTGTGGGCGGAAAAACTCTAAAAGTGACATAAACTAGCCTCCGAACAGTCTTTTGAACAGTCCTTTCTTCTCTTCAGTCAGGAAACGAAAATCTACCTGTTTACCCAGTAGACGTTCGACCGTATCCGCGTAAGCCATACCGGCGTCCGATGCTTCATCAAAAATGACTGGCACCCCTTTGTTCGAAGCATTTAGCACCGCTTGGCTTTCTGGAATGACGCCAAGCAGAGAAATGTGCAGGATCTCTTCCACGTCTTCCACACTGAGCATCTCGCCTTGGCTCACACGCGTGGGATTATAACGTGTCAACAACAAGTGCTGTTTCACGGGCTCAAGCCCTTGCTCTGCGCGCAGTGATTTTGAATCCAAAATACCGAGAATCCGGTCGGAGTCGCGAACGGAAGAGACTTCTGGGTTGGTGGTCACAATCGCTTCATCTGCATAGTATAGCGCCATCAGCGCGCCTTGCTCGATGCCAGCAGGTGAGTCACAAATGACAAAATCAAAGCCCATTTCATCCAATTGATCCAGCACGCGTTTTACACCATCTTTGGTCAGCGCGTCTTTATCGCGGGTTTGCGATGCAGGCAGAATGAACAGGTTTTCAGTGCGCTTGTCTTTAATCATCGCTTGATTAAGCGTGGCTTCGCCGTTAATCACGTTGACGAAATCGTATACAACGCGACGTTCACAGCCCATGATCAGGTCTAAGTTACGCAGGCCAATATCAAAATCGATCACGGCCGTTTTTTTGCCTTGTAGCGCGAGGCCAGAGGCAATGGCGGCGCTTGACGTGGTTTTACCAACCCCACCTTTGCCAGACGTAACAACAATAATGCGTGCCATTGTGTTTTCCTTTCTAATCCTTAAAGAGTGAGCAATTCGAGGTGGAGTGATTCATCCACTAGGCTCAACATAATTTTTTGTTGCCAGAATTCGCGGTCGATCTGATCGCTCAGCCAGTAGTTTCCAGCGATGGAGATCAGCTCCGCTTGCAAATCATGGCAGAGTATTCTTGCTTCTTTTTGACCACTCGCGCCGGCGATAGCTCGCCCGCGTAGGGTGCCGTAGATATGAATTGAGCCATCGGCAATCACTTCTGCGCCAGCACTGACGTGACTTAAAATGACCAAATCCGCGTCTTTGGCATAAATTTGTTGTCCGGAGCGAACTGGCGTACGCACCACTTTTGTTGGAGCAATTTTAGCCGGAGCTTGGTTCGGTGATTTGCTGGCTGACATAATGGCGAAACCCGCTTGTGAAGCGAGATTTTGTGTGCGCTTATCTTTGCAGCCTGTAATGCCAACTGGGATCAAGCCCGCTTTTGCAATCCCCTGTTTCAGGCGGTCGAAGTCGATATCGCCTTCGACCTCGGCAATATTGATCACGACTGGAGCAGAGGCGAAAAACGCCGGTGCTTGGTCAACTTTTTCCTGCACAAATTCAATGGCGCTGTCGACCGAGCATTCTGTTAGGTGCAACACCGACAAAGTGAAGCTGCTACCTTTTAAATCAGGGGTACGAGACATCCGATACTTCTTGCCTTTATTGAAAGAGCGTTGTCTTTTACTAAGGTTGTCATGTTATATTTCATCCCTGCACGCAGCAAGTTATCTTGCGGTCATTTAGGTGATTTCGTCTAAAAAATTACGTTTTAATTAAATTTCGCGTGTCAGATGCGGAAATTAACAAAAAAGGCTTGTCATGCTTTGTTCTATCTATAAAAGTTCTAAGAAAGAAGGCACATATCTTTACATTCCTAAGAAGGATGATTTTTCAAAAGTTCCTGAACAATTAATGGCAATGTTTGGTAAGCCACTGCCAGTGATGACGATAAATTTGCAGGGTCGTACGTTGGCGTTGGTCAGTGTCGAGAAGGTTCGCGAATCATTAATAAATGACGGTTTCTTCTTGCAACTGCCACCACCACCGAAAAATCTTCTCGAACAACATAAAGAACGCAAAGCGCAGCAGAAGTCAGACTAACGGCGAGGCTGGTTTTGCGGACCGATTGGCTCAAGGAGGGCAATATGAAAACACTGTTAACAGCGATGCTCGGTATGAGTCTAAGTGCTTCGGTTTGGGCGAAACTCGGAAAGTTTCGAGCAGTATATTGAACGCTTGAAAGCACAAGCTCGCTCGGAAGGTATTAGCGCACAAACCATCGCGCAGGCGTTTCACAATGTCGAGTACAAGCCCCGAGCAGTAAAAGCGGATCGCAATCAACCAGAAAAAAAACTGACTCTGGATGAGTATCTGCCACGTGCGGTGCCCGATTGGAAAGTACAGCAGGCGAAAGATCTCTACCAAAAACATGGCGCAGAGTTGAAGCAAATTGCTGAACACTATGGCGTGCAAGCACGATTTATTGTTGCGCTTTGGGGCGTAGAAAGCAATTTCGGTAAATTTACCGGCAATTTTCCTGTGGTCGACGCGCTCGCGACTATGGCCTATGAAGGGCGCCGTGAGGCGTTTTTCCGCGCCGAAACCATGGCGGCGTTGAAGATTCTCGATCAAGGGCACATTGAATACGAGAATTTTAAAGGCTCTTGGGCGGGTGCCATGGGGCAATGTCAGTTTATGCCCAGTTCGTTTTTAGCCTATGCCGCCGATGGCGATGGTGATGGCAAAAAAGACATCTGGAGCAATACCCACGATGTATTTGCCTCGACCGCCAGTTATCTCAGCCAGTCTGGTTGGGATGACAAGTACACTTGGGGGCGACAAGTAAGAATCCCTAAAGGGTTTGACCTTTCCTTGCAGGGCAGGGAAGAAGCCAAAGGTAAGTATTTACAAGAGTGGAAAAAGCTAGGTATCACCAATTATGCGGGCGGGGCGTTGCCGACGCTCAATCAAGATATCAAAGCTTGGCTGGTGATGCCGGATGATGAAAATGGCCGAGTTTACTTGGTGTACAACAATTACAATGTACTGATGAAGTGGAACCGCTCTCACTACTTCGCTCTCGCTGTTAGCCATCTGGCTGATCGCATTAAAGATTAACCACCGCTTGTCTCATGCATTGCGTGATGGCAAGCCCTTCTTACGACAACATGTTATCTGAACGCGCAGCACAAATGGTGGTTTTTTCCGCCTTGGTTAAACATCGCAACTTCACTCAGGCGGCGAAAAGCTTGGGTGTGTCGGTCTCACACGTCAGCAAGCAGCTTGCATTACTCGAAGCCTCGCTTGGCATCAAACTGATTCAGCGTACCACGCGCAGTTTTACGCCGACTGAAGCAGGACTGAGCTTTTATCGTCATTGCCATCAGGTGGTACAAGCGGTGAACAATGCGCAGTCTGAAATGGAGAGCCAGCGCGATGAGGTGGCTGGCTTGGTGCGCATCGGTTTGTCGCAATCTTTCGGTACCTTGCATGTGCTGCCCGCGATTGACGAACTGCGTCAGCGCTACCCACAACTGCAAGTCGAATTGCACCTGTTTGATTATAAAGTGGATATGTTAAACGAAGGGCTGGATGTGTGGATCACCAACCACGAGAAATTGCCAGAGGGATATATTGCCCAGCGTCTGGCCGATTGCCAATTCGTGCTTGCTGCGTCACCCGACTACTTAATGCGTCACGACACGCCTAAACATCCAACGGACCTCAGCGAGCACAACTGTTTGATTTATCGCAGTTGGGAACGTGATTACACCAGCTGGGCTTTTCGCCGTGCCGACGAAGAGTTATGCGTCAAAGTGGCAGGCAACTATTCCGTTGATTTGGCCGAAGCAGTGCGCGATGCCGCGATTGCCGGATGGGGGATAGGTTATCTTGCCACCTATTTGCTGGGTGATGAGTTTCGCAGCGGAAAACTGATTCAGCTATTACCAGATTGGCGCGCCAGCCAGCAAATGCCGTTTTATGCGGTCTACCCAAGTCGTCAACACATGCCCAAGAAAACTTCTGCGGTGATCGAATTTATTCGGCAAAAGATCGGTGCACCATGTCACTGGGATCAAAAGCTGTTGCCTTATATCACTATTGCGCATTGAGTGATATTTATCACATATTATTTCTCTGTTGGGAAACATTTTCCTTATATGGAAACAATACCAAATAGCAAACGTTTATCTTGAATTATTTCAAATAGTTAAGCGCATGAGCGTTGGCCGCTGTTCCTTCTGTTCCACTTTATTAACATTCCCGACTTGCATCCCGCGCTTGTCACTATACAATCCGCGCCTTCCTTGTTCCCCCTCTCTCTGGAAACTTTCTATGAATTCTTTACTGGGTATTGTGGCCATTCTCTTTGTCGCGTGGCTATTATCTACCAACAGAAAAAACATTCGTTTGAAAACGGTACTGCTGGCGTTTTGTCTGCAAGTCGCGTTTGCCTTACTTGTGCTCTATGTTCCTGCGGGCAAAAATGCGCTGAATACAGTGACGGGCGCTGTGTCAGGATTGATCAATTATGGGCAGGAAGGCATCGCTTTTCTGTTCGGCGGTTTGGCAACCGGCGGTTTCACTTTCGCCATTAACGTGCTTGGGATCATCATTTTCTTCTCCGCGCTGATCTCGGGTCTGTATCACATTGGCTTGATGCCCAAAGTGATCAATCTGATTGGTGGTGGCCTACAGAAACTGCTCGGTACGGGACGGGCTGAATCGCTCTCAGCGACGGCGAATATTTTTGTCGGCATGATTGAAGCCCCCCTCGTGGTCAAACCGTACCTAAAGCACATGAGTGATTCGCAATTTTTTGCAGTGATGACTTGTGGTCTTGCCTCGGTTGCTGGTGGTACCTTGGTAGGGTATGCCTCGCTCGGCGTGGAACTGAACTATCTGATTGCTGCTGCGTTTATGTCGGCGCCAGCAGGCCTTCTAATGGCGAAGATCCTCATGCCAGAGACAGAATCTTCGCCACAAGCGGCACAGATGGAAAACATTGAAATGCCAAAAGCCACCAATGTGGTGGAAGCGATGGCCGATGGGGCGATGTCGGGGCTACGCATTGCCGTTGCGGTGGGCGCGACACTGCTGGCGTTTGTCAGTGTGATTGCGCTGTTAAACGGAATCTTGGGTTGGATTGGCAGCTGGTTTGGCATTAGCCTGAGCTTTGAGCTGATCCTTGGCTATTTATTTGCTCCCGTCGCGTGGCTGCTAGGCATTCCTTGGCAAGAAGCGATCACCGCAGGCTCATTGATTGGTAATAAGATCGTCGTCAACGAGTTTGTCGCTTTTATTCAATTGATGGAAGTAAAGCAGCAGTTGAGTGCCCACTCTCAAGCGATTGTGACGTTCGCGCTGTGTGGCTTTGCCAACATTTCAACCATGGCGATGCTGATTGGTGGTTTAGGTAGCTTAGTGCCGGAGAAACGTACCTTCATCTCGACCTATGGTTTTCGCGCCATTGCCGCTGGTGTGCTGGCAAACCTAATGAGCGCCTCGATTGCTGGTGTGATCTTAAGCCTGTAGTTTGCCTGCGCCATTGAACTTGGCAGATAGCGTTGTCACTTCTGGACAAAGTCGATGCTGTCTGCCTCTATTCTTTCTATTCGCCCTGATTTTCTTGTAACTCTTCTCTACGCGCTTCGCCCTTCCCCCACTGCTATTCCCTTTCTTTCTCATGCAAAGCGACAAGTAGGAGCATTAGGCGAACGGGCAAAAAAAAGCGCTGACATGAAATGATGAAGAGAGAAGGATGGAAGATTAGCGCGGTTAAGCTATTTCCATATTTGCGGGCTAAAAAATTTTAGGCCAGAAAGCAAAAAAGAGAGCCGAAGCTCTCTCTTTCTAGGTGTATGGTCGGACTGAGAGGATTTGAACCTCCGACCCCCGACACCCCATGACGGTGCGCTACCAAGCTGCGCTACAGTCCGATGGCGTCTACTCTAATCGTAAGTTCTGGTCAGGTCAACACTTTGTTTCACAACAATAAAAGCTCGTTGATAGAATGACCAGTTTGCACATTTAGTGAGCAAAAAAGAGTAAGCCACAATCTGAGCACCTTAATGGTGAAGTTAATCGCGTACACGTTTAAAGATGATCGAGGTGTTAATGCCACCAAAAGCAAAGTTGTTGCTCATCAGATACTCGATATCCATCTCGCGCCGCAAGCGCAGCGTGCGGCCAAAGTAACTCTTCAGTGAACGGATAGGCACCTTGCAGGATGGGATTTTCTAGACCCACAGGGGCCTTTTTGACACCTCACCAGAGCAAGTCCGTAGTGAGCAAGGATGCTTGGCCTATTGGAGTGATTATCAATAATAAAAGATAATTTTGCTGAATGATTCTCGTATTTTATAAATTGTTCTTGTGTCTGAGCTGGAGATACATAAGGTGTGTGCTTTCGTTTCGTTATTGAGACACAAGCCAAAGAATATCTTAAAGGGAGTTAGGGTTAAGAATGAAAAAATGGCTTTCTACGCTGGCGTGTAGCGCCGCGACAATGGCATTGTCGGCCTCTGCGCTGGCGATGGTTCCCCCTGCGCCGATTTGGCATGAGATCGTGCTGCCGGATGGTTCCAGTACGCAAATTCGCCTGCAGGGCTCGGCCCATTTCAATTGGTTCGAAGATGAGCAAGGCAATGCTCTCATCTTGCAAGGGGATAAATGGTATTTTGCTGAAATTCAAAGTGACACAACGGGCGCTCAACTGATTTCAACCGGAGAGCTTTTACTTGCGGGCGCGCAAGCGCCGATACGCTCTCAGTTACGTCCGACGATCAATTTGCCTGACGTGCTCAACGCCGACAGTGCTAACCAAGTTCTCCGCTCGCGCAGTTTTACTCCCAGCAAAATGACGGCTGCACGCAGTGCTTTCTCTGCGCCAGCGCAGCCGTTTGAACAGCCGCTGTTGGTGGTGCAAGTTTCCTTTTCCAACGTCAATATGGTGCATGATTTTACCGAGCGAGTGTTTGGTGAGGCGGGGCAGAGCGTGGTGGATTACTACGCGAAAAACTCGGCGGGTCAGTATCAAGTCGTGCCCGCAAGAGAAAGCTTTGGCACGGAGAATGATGGTGTCATTGATATTACACTCGATCAGTTTCATCCTAACTGCCATGACTCAGCCTGGTGTACCAGTCGCCTCAACACCATTTTTGCTGAAAGCTACCAAAAGCTTGATCAATATGTCGATTTCTCCCAATACGATCTTAACGCGGACGGCACCATTGATCCGACCGAACTTTCAGTGATGTTTGTCTTCGCCGGGGGCGATCGCTCTACTGGTGTTGTCAATCGGCCTTCGATCTGGCCTCACATGTATTACCACAACGATGTCCCTGTCGATGGTAAAACCATTTCGGCATATTGTTTGTTTGGTGATTATCAAGTCGACCACCAAGCTACACTCGGGGTGATTGTCCATGAGCTGGGCCATCTGATGCTTGGCCTGCCGGACCTCTATTCCTACAAACATAATGGCTCCGTTGGCCAGTGGGGTGTGATGGGGGCAGGGTCTTGGGCTATGGCTCCGGATGACCAGTATGCTGGTGACACACCAGTCAATATGAGTGCGTGGAGCAAACACGCTTCCGGCTTTGTTGCGCCGCAGGTGTTAAGTCAGTCGCAAGCGGCAGTGCAAGTGGCAAACGCAGAGGCAGGGCTTATCTACCTTGACCCCTATTTGAAAGAGTTTGGCCCGCGGCTATATGTAGAAAATCGTCGTAATGTCGATTACGACCGCGCTTTGCAGGCCGAAGGGATGCTGGTGACCTCGGTTAACGTCAACAATGCATTTAACGAAACTGGCCCAATGCAGGTGCAGATCATGCAAGCCGATGGATTGGGTGAACTGGAGCGCGGCGGTCGCGCCGACAGTGCCGACATCTACCCGGGTCTTTATGGTAATACCCAAATTTCGGACAACTCACAGCCGAATTTAACCAGCGTTGCAGGCTTTGAAACTGGCGTTAGCCTAACTGGGATTGTCAGCGGTGATCACGCTGCGCGTTTTGATTTTGTCAAACCGCAAGATGGTGAGAAGTTCGCTTGGTTAACCAGTTTACGCCGGAGCTATGTGCAAGCAGAAGCGGGCAAAGACGC is part of the Vibrio cidicii genome and encodes:
- the fadD gene encoding long-chain-fatty-acid--CoA ligase FadD, with product MEKPWLSRYPSDVPETINPDQYESLVEMFEQSVQKYADQPAFMNMGSVMTFRKLEERSRAFSAYLQNELKLKKGDRVALMMPNLLQYPVALFGVLRAGLIAVNVNPLYTPRELEHQLNDSGAKAIVIVSNFANTLEQIVENTPVKHVVLTSLGQMLPRAKGTIVDFVVKYVKGMVPKYDLPGAISMRKALHKGRRLQYVKPFMSGDDIAFLQYTGGTTGVAKGAILTHRNMIANVMQAKGMYGPVLSQGRELVVTALPLYHVFALTVNCLLFIEMGGRNLLITNPRDIPGFIKELQKYPFTAITGVNTLFNALVNNEDFHELNFSNLKLAVGGGMAVQRAVAEKWKKTTGCYLLEGYGLTECSPLVAAYPHDLVDYNGSIGLPVPSTEVRIVNDEGEALANSETGELQVRGPQVMQGYWQRPEATKEVINSEGWLSTGDVVKFDQEGFLHIVDRKKDMILVSGFNVYPNEIEDVVALHGKVLEVAAIGQPHEVSGEVVKIYVVKRDPSLTKEEIINHCRQHLTGYKVPKLIEFREELPKTNVGKILRRVLRDENDAKLAKNDAAA
- the minE gene encoding cell division topological specificity factor MinE; translated protein: MSLLEFFRPQKKSSASLAKERLQIIVAERRSQNDPAPSYLPQLKEDILKVISKYVAVDPSMVDLTFEHKDDDISVLELNVKLPDEEK
- the minD gene encoding septum site-determining protein MinD, coding for MARIIVVTSGKGGVGKTTSSAAIASGLALQGKKTAVIDFDIGLRNLDLIMGCERRVVYDFVNVINGEATLNQAMIKDKRTENLFILPASQTRDKDALTKDGVKRVLDQLDEMGFDFVICDSPAGIEQGALMALYYADEAIVTTNPEVSSVRDSDRILGILDSKSLRAEQGLEPVKQHLLLTRYNPTRVSQGEMLSVEDVEEILHISLLGVIPESQAVLNASNKGVPVIFDEASDAGMAYADTVERLLGKQVDFRFLTEEKKGLFKRLFGG
- the minC gene encoding septum site-determining protein MinC, which gives rise to MSRTPDLKGSSFTLSVLHLTECSVDSAIEFVQEKVDQAPAFFASAPVVINIAEVEGDIDFDRLKQGIAKAGLIPVGITGCKDKRTQNLASQAGFAIMSASKSPNQAPAKIAPTKVVRTPVRSGQQIYAKDADLVILSHVSAGAEVIADGSIHIYGTLRGRAIAGASGQKEARILCHDLQAELISIAGNYWLSDQIDREFWQQKIMLSLVDESLHLELLTL
- a CDS encoding YcgL domain-containing protein; translated protein: MLCSIYKSSKKEGTYLYIPKKDDFSKVPEQLMAMFGKPLPVMTINLQGRTLALVSVEKVRESLINDGFFLQLPPPPKNLLEQHKERKAQQKSD
- a CDS encoding LysR family transcriptional regulator, with protein sequence MLSERAAQMVVFSALVKHRNFTQAAKSLGVSVSHVSKQLALLEASLGIKLIQRTTRSFTPTEAGLSFYRHCHQVVQAVNNAQSEMESQRDEVAGLVRIGLSQSFGTLHVLPAIDELRQRYPQLQVELHLFDYKVDMLNEGLDVWITNHEKLPEGYIAQRLADCQFVLAASPDYLMRHDTPKHPTDLSEHNCLIYRSWERDYTSWAFRRADEELCVKVAGNYSVDLAEAVRDAAIAGWGIGYLATYLLGDEFRSGKLIQLLPDWRASQQMPFYAVYPSRQHMPKKTSAVIEFIRQKIGAPCHWDQKLLPYITIAH
- a CDS encoding NupC/NupG family nucleoside CNT transporter, which translates into the protein MNSLLGIVAILFVAWLLSTNRKNIRLKTVLLAFCLQVAFALLVLYVPAGKNALNTVTGAVSGLINYGQEGIAFLFGGLATGGFTFAINVLGIIIFFSALISGLYHIGLMPKVINLIGGGLQKLLGTGRAESLSATANIFVGMIEAPLVVKPYLKHMSDSQFFAVMTCGLASVAGGTLVGYASLGVELNYLIAAAFMSAPAGLLMAKILMPETESSPQAAQMENIEMPKATNVVEAMADGAMSGLRIAVAVGATLLAFVSVIALLNGILGWIGSWFGISLSFELILGYLFAPVAWLLGIPWQEAITAGSLIGNKIVVNEFVAFIQLMEVKQQLSAHSQAIVTFALCGFANISTMAMLIGGLGSLVPEKRTFISTYGFRAIAAGVLANLMSASIAGVILSL
- a CDS encoding M6 family metalloprotease domain-containing protein, which gives rise to MKKWLSTLACSAATMALSASALAMVPPAPIWHEIVLPDGSSTQIRLQGSAHFNWFEDEQGNALILQGDKWYFAEIQSDTTGAQLISTGELLLAGAQAPIRSQLRPTINLPDVLNADSANQVLRSRSFTPSKMTAARSAFSAPAQPFEQPLLVVQVSFSNVNMVHDFTERVFGEAGQSVVDYYAKNSAGQYQVVPARESFGTENDGVIDITLDQFHPNCHDSAWCTSRLNTIFAESYQKLDQYVDFSQYDLNADGTIDPTELSVMFVFAGGDRSTGVVNRPSIWPHMYYHNDVPVDGKTISAYCLFGDYQVDHQATLGVIVHELGHLMLGLPDLYSYKHNGSVGQWGVMGAGSWAMAPDDQYAGDTPVNMSAWSKHASGFVAPQVLSQSQAAVQVANAEAGLIYLDPYLKEFGPRLYVENRRNVDYDRALQAEGMLVTSVNVNNAFNETGPMQVQIMQADGLGELERGGRADSADIYPGLYGNTQISDNSQPNLTSVAGFETGVSLTGIVSGDHAARFDFVKPQDGEKFAWLTSLRRSYVQAEAGKDALAFEVNLPKATQIDGIQLYYQVVNSSLPVRYTVSRYPQNGANFANLLLDSSQQERLAEGVVSRSGRVMFGTPAKLATGTHTLLVELQNGILEQNYLFSDLQNMEPKDEKKAWLGSRLEKESNGLSKLLGYQTVPFAALFDVDSASLVQPMADKVEVDKNGSVALDVMANDTMDPAYVFQAELVSPPTNGTVANWVYTPKTNFVGQDQLTYRLRSTSGNLVSAVVSVDIDVTGSNAAPQAKMSVAEVTVVAGARISLLGEASTDADGDALQFQWRQTFGPQVTLINANRSIAEFVVPEEAKMGNTLAFSLTVTDPSGLSDSATIQLEVANSAPVAKQDSISLSAGSSVDIMALANDYDQDNHVLTLISVSTPELGSASIANNQIHYQAPSSVTQKTEVTLEYQIQDSEGAIARGTVLVTVTPESNATSFTASSSSGSSGGSLAVLPLLFLALLGRRRSRT